From one Cygnus olor isolate bCygOlo1 chromosome 26, bCygOlo1.pri.v2, whole genome shotgun sequence genomic stretch:
- the LOC121060264 gene encoding E3 ubiquitin-protein ligase TRIM39-like — MVVLDSDTAHCDLVLSDDCKSVKRADKLQNIPSLPQRFDPWRCVLGCKGYTSGRYYWEVEVEDGGGWAVGVSREDVKRKGEIQFSPEEGIWAVGNWAGQFKAFTFPEHTLLHESQAPTRVRVSLDYEMGRVAFFSVDEKNPIFTFPLVSFDGFRVHPWVWLGPGTWLKMCP, encoded by the coding sequence ATGGTGGTTCTGGATTCAGACACAGCCCACTGCGACCTTGTCCTGTCTGATGACTGCAAAAGCGTGAAGCGAGCAGACAAGCTGCAGAACATCCCCAGCCTCCCTCAGAGATTTGACCCGTGGCGCTGCGTGCTGGGCTGCAAGGGCTACACCTCAGGGAGATACTACtgggaggtggaggtggaggatGGAGGAGGATGGGCCGTAGGGGTCTCTCGAGAAGATGTGAAGAGGAAGGGCGAGATTCAGTTCAGCCCAGAGGAGGGCATCTGGGCAGTGGGGAACTGGGCAGGGCAGTTCAAAGCTTTCACGTTCCCTGAGCACACTCTTCTTCATGAAAGCCAGGCTCCCACACGGGTCCGGGTCTCTCTGGACTATGAAATGGGCCGGGTggcatttttcagtgttgatGAGAAGAATCCTATCTTCACATTTCCACTGGTATCATTCGATGGGTTCAGAGTCCACCCATGGGTCTGGCTGGGTCCTGGTACGTGGCTCAAAATGTGTCCCTga